A section of the Vitis riparia cultivar Riparia Gloire de Montpellier isolate 1030 unplaced genomic scaffold, EGFV_Vit.rip_1.0 scaffold437_pilon_pilon, whole genome shotgun sequence genome encodes:
- the LOC117909857 gene encoding probable arabinosyltransferase ARAD1, whose amino-acid sequence MALKATSFTSTLHPSLCSVSSLFLFTLISILSVSLFFLFTTANQSKSISSQSLISQTTPQASIKVYVADLPRSLNYGLLDTYWSLQSDSRLGSEADREIRRTQMGKPLKFPPYPENPLIKQYSAEYWIMGDLMTPEKLRYGSFAKRVFDVNEADVVFVPFFATISAEIQLGVGKGVFRKKEGNEDYERQRQVMEFVRGTEAWKRSGGRDHVFVLTDPVAMWHVKAEIAPAILLVVDFGGWYKLDSKASNNSLSEMIQHTQVSLLKDVIVPYTHLLPRLHLSENQIRQTLLYFKGAKHRHRGGLVREKLWDLLVNEQGVIMEEGFPNATGREQSIKGMRTSEFCLHPAGDTPTSCRLFDAIQSLCIPVIVSDNIELPFEGMVDYSEFSVFVAVRDSLLPNWLVSHLRSFSKGQRDRFRQNMARVQPIFQYDNGHPAGIGPIPPDGAVNHIWKKVHQKLPMIKEAIIREKRKPPGASVPLRCLCT is encoded by the exons ATGGCTCTGAAGGCCACCAGCTTCACCTCAACCCTCCACCCATCTCTCTGCTCAGTCtcttctctcttcctcttcacTCTCATCTCCATTCTTTCagtctctctgtttttcctcttcaCCACTGCTAACCAGTCCAAATCCATTTCATCTCAATCTCTCATCTCCCAGACAACCCCCCAAGCCTCCATCAAAGTCTACGTTGCAGACCTCCCCAGATCCCTCAACTACGGCCTCCTCGACACCTACTGGTCTCTGCAATCCGATTCAAGGCTTGGGAGCGAAGCGGATAGAGAAATTAGAAGGACCCAAATGGGGAAACCTCTCAAATTCCCGCCGTATCCCGAGAATCCACTGATCAAACAGTACAGTGCAGAGTACTGGATAATGGGGGATCTGATGACCCCTGAAAAGTTGAGATATGGGTCTTTTGCGAAGCGGGTTTTTGATGTGAATGAAGCTGATGTTGTCTTTGTGCCTTTTTTTGCTACGATTAGTGCTGAGATACAGTTGGGTGTGGGCAAAGGGGTGTTTAGGAAAAAGGAGGGGAATGAGGATTATGAGAGGCAGAGGCAGGTGATGGAGTTTGTCAGGGGGACCGAGGCTTGGAAGCGATCTGGTGGGCGAGATCATGTGTTTGTTCTTACTG ACCCTGTTGCAATGTGGCATGTCAAGGCTGAGATTGCTCCAGCTATCCTTCTAGTGGTTGATTTTGGAGGATGGTACAAGCTCGACTCAAAAGCATCCAATAACAGCTTGTCAGAAATGATACAACACACACAAGTTTCGTTGCTTAAAGATGTAATTGTGCCATACACCCATCTACTTCCTAGGCTGCATTTATCAGAAAACCAGATACGTCAGACTCTTCTTTACTTTAAAGGGGCTAAACATAGGCACCGG GGAGGCCTGGTACGTGAAAAATTATGGGACTTGTTGGTAAATGAGCAAGGTGTTATTATGGAAGAAGGCTTTCCTAATGCCACTGGTAGGGAGCAATCAATAAAAGGGATGAGAACATCAGAGTTCTGCTTGCACCCTGCTGGGGACACCCCTACTTCCTGCCGACTTTTTGATGCGATCCAAAGCCTCTGTATACCTGTCATTGTCAGTGATAACATCGAACTCCCATTTGAAGGGATGGTGGATTATTCAGAATTTTCAGTGTTTGTGGCAGTTAGAGACTCTTTGCTGCCAAACTGGCTTGTGAGTCATCTTAGAAGCTTTTCTAAAGGGCAGAGGGACAGATTTCGTCAAAATATGGCACGGGTTCAGCCCATTTTCCAGTATGATAATGGGCACCCAGCTGGTATTGGACCTATCCCTCCTGATGGTGCAGTGAATCACATATGGAAGAAGGTTCACCAGAAGCTGCCCATGATTAAGGAAGCTATTATTCGAGAGAAGAGAAAACCACCAGGTGCATCAGTTCCACTTCGATGCCTTTGTACTTGA
- the LOC117909851 gene encoding protein DMP7-like has product MDNSLQQDLIESYLPDNGSYYCLGDDGTDESHFIYVLNAILSGTARLNVLLPTATILAFTIFAPLLTNDGKCHTLNRWLMGFFLAISAASCIFFLFTDSFRTARGRLYYGVATRNGIWTFNGGRRKPCAPSEYRLRWIDLFHALLSLIAFLTFAGSHNDVLECYHLEMSRKVTNSVPLVVGFVISVLFVVFPSKRRGIGYPFLLQKDALYTRI; this is encoded by the coding sequence ATGGATAACTCCCTCCAACAAGATCTGATAGAGAGTTATCTACCTGACAACGGCAGCTACTACTGCCTGGGAGACGATGGCACTGATGAATCCCATTTCATATACGTCCTCAATGCTATCCTCAGTGGCACTGCTAGGCTCAATGTCCTCTTGCCTACCGCCACCATCCTTGCCTTCACCATATTTGCTCCCCTCCTCACAAATGACGGCAAATGCCACACGCTCAACCGCTGGCTGATGGGTTTCTTCTTGGCCATCTCTGCAGCCTCTTGCATCTTCTTTTTGTTCACTGATAGCTTCAGAACTGCAAGGGGAAGGTTGTACTATGGCGTAGCCACACGCAATGGGATATGGACTTTCAATGGAGGCCGGAGGAAGCCTTGCGCGCCATCTGAGTATAGGTTGAGATGGATTGATCTCTTCCACGCATTGCTTTCATTGATTGCTTTTCTTACTTTTGCAGGCTCACACAATGATGTTTTGGAGTGTTATCATCTGGAAATGTCCAGAAAAGTGACCAACTCTGTTCCTTTGGTTGTTGGGTTTGTTATAAGTGTGTTGTTTGTGGTGTTTCCTTCTAAGAGAAGGGGAATTGGGTATCCCTTCTTGTTGCAGAAGGATGCTTTGTACACCAGAATTTGA